In Triticum aestivum cultivar Chinese Spring chromosome 5B, IWGSC CS RefSeq v2.1, whole genome shotgun sequence, the following proteins share a genomic window:
- the LOC123116516 gene encoding uncharacterized protein, giving the protein MLQTKRAADDDLTESSKKNGRVYTGGGETLDVLISGDLHPDVNSEEPIDSFSDSGQSVWSELSKEATSKISRNVVSLALSDGHTVLFACSGIALRSGRYVTSFLTSASLVRAFNDNNREGHDTLNIEVRRNGEVAKGILKSYDSDQGIVVVQVLFVTLGVHPVDLSPQVEFLPCRKVVAVTRADSGTLMVASGILAVESSGSEDGKQLMFSTCKISEAWEGGSLFDYDGNFVGLNLSLVGERIYFMPRSIIIERLEELLPKKEAKTFRNVEIQREVQPWPYCTYPSDRSGDLDSLGYPKPSSTVVSEGLVLVNTFEETFGEVYDSGKGVMGSHSLPRRVVSLASFSGERRFFVCTGLFIDWNGCTPILTSASLVRDPKDENKIAEKLKIEVLLPNKERKEGKLQHYNLYYNVALIVVEDYRCLRPARIHEDWWNPFTLEDPNVVAVGRCFKSGRLMATHGRRTGWSGMLDYRDLRYSSCKITKAGIGGPLLDFNGRFIGMNFYDKKIGTPFIFRDCIIRVLANFVEKRTFDEVGSDGPIRWPVPIPCWRHPDDELKDSLPPGHGEKSGTFGFSYVDGVRVDNH; this is encoded by the exons ATGCTGCAGACTAAGAGAGCTGCCGATGATGATCTCACAGAAAGCTCGAAAAAGAATGGAAGAGTCTATACTGGTGGAGGAGAGACACTTGATGTGTTGATTTCAG GGGATTTGCATCCAGATGTCAATTCGGAAGAGCCGATTGACAGCTTTAGTGACTCTGGCCAAAGTGTTTGGAGTGAGCTCAGTAAAGAAGCCACTTCAAAAATTTCTAGAAATGTTGTCTCCCTCGCTTTGTCTGATG GACATACGGTGTTGTTTGCATGCTCAGGCATAGCCTTGCGAAGCGGGCGGTATGTGACAAGCTTTCTGACTTCAGCAAGTTTGGTTAGAGCTTTCAATGATAATAACAGAGAAGGCCATGATACCTTGAAT ATCGAAGTGCGTCGCAACGGTGAGGTTGCCAAAGGGATCTTGAAAAGCTATGATTCGGATCaggggattgttgttgtccaaGTACTGTTTGTCACTCTTGGTGTTCATCCAGTGGATCTCAGTCCTCAGGTGGAATTTCTTCCCTGTAGGAAGGTAGTAGCTGTCACACGTGCCGATTCTGGCACATTAATGGTCGCAAGTGGGATACTTGCTGTTGAGTCAAGCGGATCTGAAGATGGCAAACAGCTTATGTTCTCCACTTGTAAAATCTCTGAG GCTTGGGAAGGTGGGTCGCTTTTTGACTATGATGGGAACTTTGTTGGCTTGAACCTTTCTTTGGTTGGGGAAAGAATTTATTTCATGCCAAGGAGTATAATTATCGAACGTTTGGAGGAACTTCTGCCAAAAAAGGAAGCTAAGACGTTCAG GAATGTAGAAATACAGAGAGAGGTACAGCCCTGGCCCTATTGCACCTATCCAAGCG ACAGATCTGGGGATCTAGACTCCTTGGGTTATCCAAAGCCATCATCGACTGTTGTCAGTG AGGGCTTGGTTTTGGTTAATACCTTCGAAGAGACTTTTGGTGAAGTATATGATTCTGGTAAAGGTGTAATGGGTTCTCATAGTTTACCTCGACGAGTTGTCTCACTTGCTTCATTCAGCG GAGAAAGGAGGTTTTTCGTGTGCACAGGCTTATTTATTGACTGGAACGGATGCACCCCCATTCTGACTTCAGCGAGTTTGGTTAGGGATCCTAAAGATGAAAACAAGATTGCTGAAAAGTTGAAG ATTGAAGTTTTGCTTCCAAACAAAGAGCGCAAAGAAGGGAAATTGCAACATTATAATTTATACTATAATGTTGCTCTCATCGTTGTCGAGGATTACCGTTGTCTTCGTCCAGCTAGAATTCATGAAGATTGGTGGAATCCTTTTACTCTGGAAGATCCCAATGTAGTAGCTGTGGGGCGCTGCTTCAAATCTGGCAGGTTAATGGCTACACATGGAAGACGAACTGGCTGGTCAGGCATGCTTGATTACAGAGATCTTAGGTACTCCAGTTGTAAGATTACTAAG GCTGGGATTGGTGGTCCTCTGCTTGACTTTAATGGGAGATTTATTGGCATGAACTTCTATGATAAGAAAATAGGAACCCCATTCATATTTAGGGACTGTATTATTCGAGTGCTGGCAAATTTTGTGGAAAAAAG GACTTTTGATGAAGTTGGCAGTGATGGACCAATCAG GTGGC